One Agrococcus jenensis genomic region harbors:
- a CDS encoding transglutaminase domain-containing protein gives MIARAPGAGLVMLAIAAACVPMWWIFGTPQLVVALAVALLVGAAIAAVGAWRRWSKALLATMGVVALALLAVPLTAPQRIPRGEWLPAFADASAALVLAWRRLLTIGLPVGTGDSLLMAPIVLVLAGTIVAVTLALRSRRAEAAALVPALLAIWAILWGPTDLPAPWLTGLLTIVPITAYVTVVRQARRRSRAPRALSSLARRVGAGALVALLAGGGGAAAGALLPLPERIVLRGDSASSVTLEGASPLSGYRANWAVDAREATQLTATGLEPGDRIRVAALDDYDGEVLGVGKAAFERVASAEEGRGRIVGITIGELRGPWLPSVGVASGIRFVGPRSDLLASGLHRDAALGALVVAPGLGAGDGYQLLVEPGTPVVAGDGVAALEPADPVQGSEVLPDAMLEALASWTGEASTQGERLAAMVDGLRAAGYVSHGVLEEEAPSRPGHSLDRLEELFREPMIGDAEQYATAAMLLARQLGFDARVVVGYTPDVVEAGVPTVVRGADADAWIEVRTTSGWVGIDVVAEERPIPEEEDGAPSVVEEPPAQQAPVPAPGGQEQGADPAAPSAPQDTGDPASRLLAVLGAGAAVLGLLALVAALPVGLVVAKVVRRRRRRRADAPRERAEGAWIELVDRLRDRGEPPQPDGTRLEQAAADERMRELAERVDRAVFAAAPPTDAEVDDAWRLSDDVLAARDAGAGRLRPLLASLNPASLVGR, from the coding sequence GTGATCGCCCGCGCACCCGGCGCGGGGCTCGTGATGCTCGCGATCGCCGCCGCGTGCGTGCCGATGTGGTGGATCTTCGGCACGCCCCAGCTCGTCGTCGCGCTCGCCGTGGCGCTGCTCGTCGGCGCCGCGATCGCGGCGGTCGGCGCCTGGCGCCGCTGGAGCAAGGCACTGCTCGCGACCATGGGCGTCGTCGCGCTCGCCCTGCTGGCGGTGCCGCTCACCGCGCCGCAGCGCATCCCGCGCGGGGAGTGGCTGCCCGCCTTCGCCGACGCGAGCGCCGCGCTCGTGCTCGCCTGGCGGCGGCTGCTCACGATCGGCCTGCCGGTCGGCACCGGCGACTCGCTGCTCATGGCGCCGATCGTGCTCGTGCTCGCGGGCACGATCGTGGCGGTCACGCTCGCGCTGCGATCGCGCCGCGCGGAGGCGGCGGCGCTCGTGCCGGCCCTCCTCGCCATCTGGGCGATACTCTGGGGGCCGACCGACCTGCCAGCGCCGTGGCTCACGGGGCTGCTGACGATCGTGCCGATCACCGCCTACGTGACGGTCGTGCGGCAGGCCCGCCGCCGCAGCCGCGCGCCGCGCGCGCTGTCGTCGCTCGCGCGCCGCGTCGGCGCCGGCGCGCTCGTCGCGCTGCTCGCGGGCGGCGGTGGGGCAGCCGCTGGCGCCCTGCTGCCGCTGCCCGAGCGCATCGTGCTGCGCGGCGACAGCGCGTCGTCCGTGACGCTCGAGGGCGCCTCGCCGCTCTCCGGCTACCGCGCGAACTGGGCGGTCGACGCGCGCGAGGCCACCCAGCTGACCGCGACCGGCCTCGAGCCGGGCGACCGCATCCGCGTCGCCGCGCTCGACGACTACGACGGCGAGGTGCTCGGCGTCGGAAAGGCCGCCTTCGAGCGCGTCGCGAGCGCGGAGGAGGGGCGGGGCCGCATCGTCGGCATCACGATCGGCGAGCTGCGCGGCCCGTGGCTCCCGAGCGTCGGCGTGGCGTCCGGCATCCGCTTCGTCGGTCCGCGCTCCGACCTGCTCGCCTCCGGACTCCACCGCGACGCGGCGCTCGGCGCCCTCGTCGTCGCCCCGGGGCTCGGTGCCGGCGACGGCTACCAGCTGCTCGTCGAGCCCGGCACGCCGGTGGTCGCGGGCGATGGCGTGGCCGCGCTCGAGCCCGCCGATCCTGTGCAGGGCTCCGAGGTGCTCCCCGACGCGATGCTGGAGGCGCTCGCCTCGTGGACGGGAGAGGCGAGCACCCAGGGCGAGCGGCTCGCCGCCATGGTCGACGGCCTCCGGGCCGCGGGCTACGTCAGCCACGGCGTGCTCGAGGAGGAGGCGCCGTCGCGCCCCGGCCACTCGCTCGATCGGCTCGAGGAGCTGTTCCGCGAGCCGATGATCGGCGACGCCGAGCAGTACGCGACGGCCGCGATGCTGCTCGCCCGGCAGCTCGGCTTCGACGCGCGCGTCGTGGTCGGCTACACGCCCGACGTCGTCGAGGCCGGCGTGCCGACCGTCGTCCGCGGCGCCGACGCGGACGCCTGGATCGAGGTGCGCACCACGTCCGGCTGGGTCGGCATCGACGTCGTCGCGGAGGAGCGACCCATCCCCGAGGAGGAGGACGGCGCGCCCTCGGTCGTCGAGGAGCCGCCCGCGCAGCAGGCGCCGGTGCCGGCCCCGGGAGGGCAGGAGCAGGGCGCCGACCCCGCGGCGCCGAGCGCGCCGCAGGACACCGGCGACCCGGCCTCGCGGCTGCTGGCCGTGCTGGGCGCCGGTGCCGCCGTGCTGGGGCTGCTCGCGCTCGTCGCGGCGCTGCCCGTCGGCCTCGTCGTCGCGAAGGTCGTGCGGCGCCGCAGGCGGCGGCGCGCGGACGCGCCGCGCGAGCGCGCGGAGGGGGCATGGATCGAGCTCGTCGATCGGCTGCGCGACCGCGGCGAGCCGCCGCAGCCCGATGGCACGCGGCTCGAGCAGGCGGCCGCCGACGAGCGGATGCGCGAGCTCGCCGAGCGCGTCGACCGCGCGGTCTTCGCAGCTGCGCCGCCGACCGACGCCGAGGTGGACGACGCGTGGCGGCTGAGCGACGACGTGCTCGCCGCCCGCGACGCCGGCGCCGGAAGGCTCCGCCCGCTGCTCGCGAGCCTCAACCCGGCGTCGCTCGTCGGCCGCTGA
- the ald gene encoding alanine dehydrogenase: MLVGVPRETKADEARVALTPAGAAELVARGHEVVVEAGAGLGSGIPDEAYVAAGARTVATAAEAWASELVVKVKEPTPAELGFLREDLTLFTYLHLAASPELAQALLERGTTAIAYETVRAPDGSLPLLAPMSEVAGRLSVTQGASLLTAPAGGAGLLLGGVPGTRAGHTVVLGGGVAGTAAVEMAVGLGSRVTVLDVSLPRLRQFDVVYGGRVQTLHSNLVTVAESVADADLVIGSVLIPGAKAPKLVTSAMVEGMRPGSVLVDIAIDQGGCFADSRPTTHREPTFRVHGSVFACVANLPGAVPRTSTSALTNATLAATTRIADLGWREALRADAGLAQGLNTSGGQVVHPGVASSLGAQAVPVDSLLG, from the coding sequence ATGCTCGTCGGGGTCCCGCGCGAGACCAAGGCCGACGAGGCGCGCGTCGCGCTGACGCCCGCCGGTGCGGCGGAGCTCGTCGCTCGTGGCCACGAGGTCGTCGTCGAGGCCGGCGCCGGCCTCGGCAGCGGGATCCCGGACGAGGCCTACGTGGCCGCCGGCGCGCGCACCGTCGCGACGGCCGCGGAGGCGTGGGCCTCGGAGCTCGTCGTGAAGGTCAAGGAGCCGACGCCCGCGGAGCTCGGCTTCCTGCGCGAGGACCTGACCCTCTTCACCTACCTGCACCTCGCGGCGTCGCCGGAGCTCGCGCAGGCGCTGCTCGAGCGCGGCACCACCGCGATCGCCTACGAGACGGTGCGCGCGCCCGACGGCTCGCTGCCGCTGCTCGCGCCCATGAGCGAGGTCGCCGGCCGGCTCTCGGTCACCCAGGGCGCGTCGCTGCTCACCGCGCCGGCGGGCGGCGCGGGGCTGCTGCTCGGCGGCGTGCCGGGCACGCGCGCCGGCCACACGGTCGTGCTGGGCGGCGGCGTCGCCGGCACCGCGGCGGTCGAGATGGCGGTCGGCCTCGGCTCGCGCGTCACCGTGCTCGACGTCTCGCTGCCGCGGCTGCGCCAGTTCGACGTCGTCTACGGCGGGCGCGTGCAGACGCTGCACTCCAACCTCGTCACGGTGGCAGAGTCGGTCGCCGATGCCGACCTGGTGATCGGCTCGGTGCTCATCCCCGGCGCGAAGGCGCCCAAGCTCGTCACGAGCGCGATGGTCGAGGGCATGCGCCCCGGCTCGGTGCTCGTCGACATCGCCATCGACCAGGGCGGCTGCTTCGCCGATTCCCGGCCGACGACGCACCGCGAGCCGACGTTCCGCGTGCACGGCTCGGTGTTCGCGTGCGTCGCGAACCTGCCGGGCGCCGTGCCGCGCACCTCGACGTCGGCGCTCACGAACGCGACGCTCGCCGCGACCACGCGCATCGCCGACCTCGGCTGGCGCGAGGCGCTGCGGGCGGATGCCGGCCTCGCGCAGGGGCTCAACACGAGTGGCGGGCAGGTCGTCCACCCGGGCGTCGCCTCGTCGCTCGGCGCTCAGGCCGTGCCGGTCGACTCGCTGCTCGGGTAG
- a CDS encoding OsmC family protein gives MPMQHAYAVEVEWTGAGDEGTRTYRSYARDHVVRIDGLPDILGSADKTFRGDRGRHNPEQLLLAALAQCHMLSYLHQAASRGIVVTAYRDAATGTMVTEGSGGRFTEAVLHPVVTITDAARAADALDAHGQAGRDCFIASSVAFPVLHEPTIVVAGEQGER, from the coding sequence ATGCCGATGCAGCACGCCTACGCCGTCGAGGTCGAGTGGACCGGGGCCGGCGACGAGGGCACGAGGACGTACCGCTCCTACGCCCGCGACCACGTCGTGCGCATCGACGGGCTGCCCGACATCCTCGGCTCCGCCGACAAGACCTTCCGCGGCGATCGCGGGCGGCACAACCCAGAGCAGCTGCTGCTCGCCGCGCTCGCGCAGTGCCACATGCTCTCCTACCTGCACCAGGCGGCGAGCCGCGGCATCGTCGTCACCGCCTACCGCGACGCCGCGACCGGCACGATGGTGACCGAGGGCTCCGGCGGCCGCTTCACCGAGGCGGTGCTGCACCCGGTCGTCACGATCACCGACGCCGCGCGGGCGGCGGATGCGCTCGACGCGCACGGGCAGGCCGGTCGCGACTGCTTCATCGCCTCGTCCGTCGCCTTCCCGGTGCTGCACGAGCCCACCATCGTCGTCGCGGGCGAGCAGGGAGAGCGCTGA
- a CDS encoding DUF58 domain-containing protein produces the protein MRWLDGALRALTPWGWTLLATVVMGIVLARTLGWSEAIVAAVAAGCLMLGAIPWIVGERWARARIGLSAERVPVGAEALALVEIARPSRAATPRQVDLNVGDEEAVLEIPPLEVGASVLRSVPLDTSRRGLRTIGPATILRTDPFGVLERRHHLTETRTLVVHPRVVRLPGGAGGIVRDLDGEAAAERTADDVSFHSLREYSPGDDRRLVHWRSSARHGTLLVRQFEPSRRADTLIVVSTDPSEYDGDDFELALSLVGTLALAAIADRRTVRVVESPATERGAAQPIDAATRERLLDALAVLEPRSAHGIAQASRASRGGAPGSVAWLITGSTVAPRTLRTAANGMPAGVVSIVVRAAVGAAPARSRLGDADVVTVGAIEDLARGIRQSRSP, from the coding sequence ATGCGCTGGCTCGACGGCGCCCTGCGCGCGCTCACCCCGTGGGGGTGGACGCTGCTGGCGACCGTCGTGATGGGCATCGTGCTCGCCCGCACGCTCGGCTGGAGCGAGGCGATCGTCGCGGCCGTCGCGGCCGGCTGCCTCATGCTCGGCGCCATCCCGTGGATCGTCGGCGAGCGGTGGGCGCGCGCCAGGATCGGCCTGAGCGCCGAGCGCGTGCCCGTCGGCGCGGAGGCGCTCGCGCTCGTCGAGATCGCCCGCCCGTCGCGCGCGGCGACGCCCCGCCAGGTCGACCTCAACGTGGGCGACGAGGAAGCGGTGCTCGAGATCCCGCCGCTCGAGGTCGGCGCGAGCGTGCTGCGCAGCGTGCCGCTCGACACCTCGAGGCGCGGGCTGCGCACGATCGGCCCCGCCACGATCCTCCGCACCGACCCGTTCGGCGTGCTCGAGCGGCGGCACCACCTGACCGAGACGCGCACGCTCGTCGTGCACCCGCGCGTCGTGCGCCTGCCGGGCGGTGCTGGCGGCATCGTCCGCGACCTCGACGGCGAGGCCGCGGCCGAGCGCACGGCCGACGACGTCTCGTTCCACAGCCTGCGCGAGTACTCGCCGGGGGACGACCGGCGGCTCGTGCACTGGCGCTCGAGCGCGCGGCACGGCACCCTCCTCGTGCGCCAGTTCGAGCCGTCGCGCCGCGCCGACACGCTCATCGTCGTCTCCACCGACCCCTCCGAGTACGACGGCGACGACTTCGAGCTCGCGCTCTCGCTCGTCGGCACGCTCGCGCTCGCCGCGATCGCGGACCGTCGCACGGTGCGCGTCGTCGAGAGCCCCGCGACCGAGCGCGGGGCGGCGCAGCCGATCGACGCCGCGACGCGCGAGCGGCTGCTCGACGCGCTCGCGGTGCTCGAGCCGCGCAGCGCCCACGGCATCGCGCAGGCCTCCCGCGCCTCCCGCGGCGGGGCGCCCGGCAGCGTCGCCTGGCTCATCACCGGATCGACCGTCGCGCCGCGCACGCTGCGCACCGCCGCGAACGGCATGCCGGCGGGCGTGGTGTCGATCGTCGTGCGGGCGGCCGTCGGCGCGGCGCCGGCGCGGTCGCGGCTCGGCGACGCCGACGTCGTGACGGTCGGCGCGATCGAGGACCTGGCCCGCGGCATCCGCCAGTCGAGGTCGCCGTGA
- a CDS encoding AAA family ATPase, whose product MGVDVASIQELSERVVERVERVLVGKPHVVQLSLTAMLSHGHLLIEDNPGTGKTSLARALAASISGTSTRIQFTPDLLPGDITGVSVWSQGAGEFEYRQGPVFANVVLADEINRASPKTQSALLEVMQEGRVTVDGVPHSVPQPFMVIATQNPIEHAGTYELPEAQLDRFALKASIGYPDHASTLRILADSGEEVSPDDLRPVTDAATVQAMAAVIRGVHVEPSIVDYVARLVEATREADEVRLGVSVRGALALVRTARAWAAIHGRDYVTPDDVKALAVPALAHRLVLQPEAEFDDVRPESIVQQLMLTVAPPRR is encoded by the coding sequence GTGGGCGTCGACGTCGCGAGCATCCAGGAGCTGTCCGAGCGGGTGGTCGAGCGGGTCGAGCGGGTGCTCGTCGGCAAGCCGCACGTCGTGCAGCTGTCGCTCACCGCGATGCTGAGCCACGGCCACCTGCTCATCGAGGACAACCCCGGCACCGGCAAGACGTCGCTCGCCCGCGCGCTCGCCGCCTCGATCTCGGGCACGTCCACGCGCATCCAGTTCACGCCCGACCTGCTGCCCGGCGACATCACCGGCGTCAGCGTGTGGAGCCAGGGCGCCGGCGAGTTCGAGTACCGGCAGGGCCCGGTGTTCGCGAACGTCGTGCTCGCCGACGAGATCAACCGCGCGAGCCCCAAGACGCAGTCGGCGCTGCTCGAGGTGATGCAGGAGGGCCGGGTCACCGTCGACGGCGTGCCGCACTCGGTGCCGCAGCCGTTCATGGTGATCGCCACGCAGAACCCGATCGAGCACGCCGGCACCTACGAGCTGCCGGAGGCGCAGCTCGACCGCTTCGCCCTCAAGGCGTCGATCGGCTACCCCGACCACGCGTCGACCCTGCGCATCCTCGCCGACTCCGGCGAGGAGGTCTCGCCCGACGACCTCCGCCCGGTGACGGATGCGGCGACCGTGCAGGCGATGGCGGCGGTCATCCGCGGCGTGCACGTCGAGCCGTCGATCGTCGACTACGTCGCGCGGCTCGTGGAGGCGACGCGCGAGGCCGACGAGGTGCGCCTCGGCGTCTCGGTGCGCGGGGCCCTCGCGCTCGTCCGCACGGCCCGGGCCTGGGCCGCCATCCACGGGCGCGACTACGTGACCCCCGACGACGTCAAGGCGCTCGCGGTGCCCGCGCTCGCGCACCGACTGGTCCTGCAGCCCGAGGCGGAGTTCGACGACGTCCGGCCCGAGAGCATCGTGCAGCAGCTCATGCTCACCGTGGCGCCGCCCAGGCGCTGA
- a CDS encoding aminotransferase class III-fold pyridoxal phosphate-dependent enzyme — translation MTDIATSAPSRSVVTEIPGPKSRALLERKAKAVPQGIPHQLPVFIESAHDAIITDVDGNRFIDLGCGIGVTTVGHTNDAVVAAVREQVGKLTHSLFGTTPYEPYVRVAEYLAAHTPGDHDKKTFFVNSGSEAVENGVKVARKFTGRRAVAVVEHGYHGRTNLTMTMNYKPAPYATGMGPLASDIFHAPGSYPLQDQLDGVEAAERTQYYLEKHVGVSDLACLVIEPIQGEGGFIVPADGYLPAMQEWCTANGVVMIADEVQSGICRTGTTFASEQLGWVPDMVLSAKGIAGGLPLAGVTGRAEIMDSVHVGGIGGTFGGNPVACAAAVAVFEQIEANDLNAEAQRIERVLRPLLDGLAEQHPEIIEVRGRGAMLAIEFIDPESGAPIPTAPISQAAGLDGVLVLTAGTDYNVLRFLPSLKITDDQLREAVDVIGRAIASTKSV, via the coding sequence ATGACCGACATCGCCACCTCCGCGCCGTCCCGCTCCGTCGTCACCGAGATCCCCGGCCCGAAGAGCCGCGCGCTGCTCGAGCGCAAGGCCAAGGCGGTGCCGCAGGGCATCCCCCACCAGCTGCCCGTCTTCATCGAGTCCGCGCACGACGCGATCATCACCGACGTCGACGGCAACCGCTTCATCGACCTCGGCTGCGGCATCGGCGTGACCACCGTCGGCCACACGAACGACGCCGTCGTCGCCGCCGTGCGCGAGCAGGTCGGCAAGCTCACGCACTCGCTGTTCGGCACCACGCCCTACGAGCCCTACGTGCGCGTCGCCGAGTACCTCGCCGCCCACACCCCCGGCGACCACGACAAGAAGACCTTCTTCGTCAACTCCGGCTCCGAGGCCGTCGAGAACGGCGTCAAGGTCGCCCGCAAGTTCACCGGCCGCCGCGCGGTCGCCGTCGTCGAGCACGGCTACCACGGCCGCACGAACCTGACGATGACGATGAACTACAAGCCGGCCCCCTACGCGACCGGCATGGGCCCGCTCGCGTCCGACATCTTCCACGCGCCGGGCTCCTACCCGCTGCAGGACCAGCTCGACGGCGTCGAGGCCGCCGAGCGCACCCAGTACTACCTCGAGAAGCACGTCGGCGTCTCCGACCTCGCGTGCCTCGTCATCGAGCCCATCCAGGGCGAGGGCGGCTTCATCGTGCCCGCCGACGGCTACCTGCCGGCGATGCAGGAGTGGTGCACCGCGAACGGCGTCGTCATGATCGCCGACGAGGTGCAGTCCGGCATCTGCCGCACCGGCACGACCTTCGCCTCCGAGCAGCTGGGCTGGGTGCCCGACATGGTGCTCTCGGCGAAGGGCATCGCGGGCGGCCTGCCGCTCGCCGGCGTCACCGGCCGCGCGGAGATCATGGACTCCGTGCACGTCGGCGGCATCGGCGGCACGTTCGGCGGCAACCCGGTCGCGTGCGCCGCGGCGGTCGCCGTCTTCGAGCAGATCGAGGCGAACGACCTCAACGCCGAGGCGCAGCGCATCGAGCGCGTCCTGCGCCCGCTGCTCGACGGCCTCGCCGAGCAGCACCCCGAGATCATCGAGGTGCGCGGTCGCGGCGCGATGCTCGCGATCGAGTTCATCGACCCCGAGTCGGGCGCACCCATCCCGACCGCGCCGATCTCGCAGGCGGCGGGCCTCGACGGCGTGCTCGTGCTCACGGCCGGCACCGACTACAACGTGCTGCGCTTCCTGCCGAGCCTGAAGATCACCGACGACCAGCTGCGCGAGGCTGTCGACGTCATCGGCCGCGCGATCGCCTCGACGAAGTCCGTGTGA
- a CDS encoding FtsK/SpoIIIE domain-containing protein gives METRIALPRAPSEPEPASFPLLASIAPVLGAGALWLLLQTPTVLVLALLGPVIALASLGDGRRVRRRRRRREEERWRAELAAVADRVDAALDERRAALSRAHPGPRALAARPAHDPHRWRPVAGDGLPIVLGIGALPSGVAVEGDVPATDRLVRSIGAAAAAERLRSAAATLLGPVLVDASEGLGLVGPAPVSLAIARAAVVQLLEAVPPDAAALIAPDNPAWDWLAAAPHPLHREPGAIVRLVGDGLEATVATAAVASALPRECRVVVHVALDRARLRPPGSGDRTCAPVALAEREAAAAVALLARAAARAGIRGAVGPGRVELDALPVATGGLAAIFLADDAPIELDLVRDGPHAVVGGTTGSGKSELLLAWVAAMAAGRSTAEVAFLLVDFKGGSSFAPIASLAHCVGVMTDLDEAGARRAIESLRAELRRRERLLAAQGARAIDEATGLGRLVIVVDEFAAMLQELPDLHRLFVDLAARGRSLGVHLVLCTQRPAEAVRDALLANCGIRISLRVTEPHDALAITGTADAAAIPLEARGRCVVRVSGGATRAAQAAVASPAHLARLVAAAAGQPRPPRPWCEPLPERLPLAAVPGDGIRLGLVDLPAEQRVAAALWRPSIDGPLLAIGGAASGRTGLADLLATQLGCPVVDREDALWDALWEPQPERAGAAPLVVDDLDLQLARLGEEQQAIVVQLLARRMREGAPVALTARRASSAMGQLAPLAELRVLLRIASRQEHVVAGGAGALHDGTLPPGAGWLRDERIQLATAEGRAPRRAPRAVPMPAGRAAIVLGPAAAMPALEHDAARPGQPGDVVAGTVAEWEAAWGELDRLRADRPVVVLGVDERQLRQVLRHAPPAPPMRAAPAWVLLDGRLERLRYPSSESTGTA, from the coding sequence ATGGAGACGCGCATCGCACTGCCGCGAGCACCGTCCGAGCCCGAGCCCGCGTCGTTCCCGCTGCTCGCCAGCATCGCCCCGGTACTGGGCGCCGGCGCGCTCTGGCTGCTGCTGCAGACGCCCACGGTGCTCGTGCTCGCGCTCCTCGGCCCGGTGATCGCGCTCGCGAGCCTCGGCGACGGGCGGCGCGTTCGGCGCCGGCGTCGGCGGCGCGAGGAGGAGCGCTGGCGCGCGGAGCTCGCGGCGGTCGCCGACCGGGTCGACGCCGCGCTCGACGAGCGGCGGGCAGCGCTCTCGCGCGCCCATCCGGGACCGCGCGCGCTCGCGGCGCGACCCGCGCACGATCCGCACCGCTGGCGGCCGGTGGCGGGCGACGGCCTCCCGATCGTGCTCGGCATCGGCGCGCTGCCCTCGGGCGTCGCCGTCGAGGGCGACGTGCCTGCGACCGACCGGCTCGTGCGCAGCATCGGCGCCGCGGCCGCGGCCGAGCGGCTGCGCTCCGCCGCCGCCACCCTGCTCGGGCCGGTGCTCGTCGACGCGAGCGAGGGCCTCGGGCTCGTCGGGCCGGCGCCCGTCTCCCTCGCGATCGCTCGCGCCGCGGTCGTGCAGCTGCTCGAGGCCGTGCCGCCGGATGCCGCGGCGCTCATCGCGCCGGACAACCCGGCGTGGGACTGGCTCGCGGCCGCGCCGCACCCGCTCCACCGCGAGCCGGGCGCGATCGTGCGCCTCGTGGGCGACGGGCTCGAGGCGACGGTGGCGACCGCAGCGGTCGCCTCGGCGCTGCCGCGCGAGTGCCGGGTCGTGGTGCACGTCGCGCTCGACCGCGCGCGGCTGCGCCCGCCGGGGAGCGGCGACCGCACGTGCGCTCCGGTGGCGCTCGCCGAGCGGGAGGCGGCGGCAGCGGTCGCGCTGCTCGCGCGTGCTGCGGCGCGCGCGGGCATCCGTGGCGCGGTCGGGCCCGGCCGCGTCGAGCTCGACGCCCTGCCGGTCGCGACCGGTGGGCTCGCCGCGATCTTCCTCGCCGACGACGCGCCGATCGAGCTCGACCTGGTCCGCGACGGCCCGCACGCCGTCGTCGGCGGCACGACCGGCTCGGGCAAGAGCGAGCTGCTGCTCGCGTGGGTCGCGGCCATGGCGGCGGGCAGGTCGACCGCCGAGGTCGCGTTCCTGCTCGTCGACTTCAAGGGCGGCTCGTCGTTCGCGCCGATCGCGTCGCTCGCGCACTGCGTCGGCGTCATGACCGACCTCGACGAGGCGGGCGCCCGGCGCGCGATCGAGAGCCTCCGCGCAGAGCTCCGGCGGCGCGAGCGGCTGCTCGCGGCGCAGGGCGCGCGCGCGATCGACGAGGCGACGGGGCTCGGGCGGCTCGTGATCGTCGTCGACGAGTTCGCGGCGATGCTGCAGGAGCTGCCCGACCTGCATCGGCTGTTCGTCGACCTCGCCGCGCGTGGCCGCTCGCTCGGCGTGCACCTCGTGCTGTGCACGCAGCGGCCCGCCGAGGCCGTGCGCGACGCCCTGCTCGCCAACTGCGGCATCCGGATCTCGCTGCGGGTGACCGAGCCGCACGATGCGCTCGCCATCACCGGCACCGCCGACGCGGCCGCCATCCCGCTCGAGGCGCGCGGCCGCTGCGTCGTCCGCGTGAGCGGCGGCGCGACGCGCGCGGCACAGGCGGCCGTCGCCTCGCCCGCGCACCTCGCGCGGCTCGTGGCGGCCGCCGCCGGGCAGCCGCGCCCGCCGCGGCCGTGGTGCGAGCCGCTGCCCGAGCGGCTCCCGCTCGCGGCCGTGCCGGGGGACGGCATCCGCCTCGGGCTCGTCGACCTGCCGGCCGAGCAGCGCGTCGCCGCCGCCCTGTGGCGGCCGTCGATCGACGGGCCGCTGCTCGCGATCGGCGGCGCGGCGAGCGGCAGGACGGGGCTCGCCGACCTGCTCGCGACGCAGCTCGGCTGCCCGGTCGTCGACCGGGAGGACGCGCTGTGGGACGCGCTGTGGGAGCCGCAGCCGGAGCGCGCGGGCGCCGCGCCGCTCGTCGTCGACGACCTCGACCTGCAGCTCGCACGACTGGGGGAGGAGCAGCAGGCGATCGTCGTGCAGCTGCTCGCGCGCAGGATGCGCGAGGGGGCGCCGGTCGCGCTCACCGCGCGGCGCGCCTCGAGCGCGATGGGGCAGCTCGCGCCGCTCGCCGAGCTGCGCGTCCTGCTGCGGATCGCCAGCAGGCAGGAGCACGTCGTGGCGGGCGGTGCCGGCGCGCTCCACGACGGCACGCTGCCGCCAGGGGCCGGCTGGCTGCGCGACGAGCGCATCCAGCTCGCGACCGCGGAGGGGCGGGCGCCGCGCCGGGCGCCGCGCGCGGTGCCGATGCCGGCCGGCCGCGCTGCGATCGTGCTCGGACCCGCGGCGGCGATGCCGGCGCTCGAGCACGACGCGGCACGTCCCGGGCAGCCCGGCGACGTCGTCGCGGGCACGGTCGCCGAGTGGGAGGCGGCGTGGGGCGAGCTCGACCGGCTGCGGGCCGACCGGCCGGTCGTCGTGCTCGGGGTCGACGAGCGGCAGCTGCGGCAGGTGCTGCGACACGCGCCGCCGGCGCCGCCGATGCGCGCGGCACCCGCGTGGGTGCTCCTCGACGGGCGCCTCGAGCGGCTGCGCTACCCGAGCAGCGAGTCGACCGGCACGGCCTGA